The proteins below come from a single Actinomycetota bacterium genomic window:
- a CDS encoding GNAT family N-acetyltransferase, producing the protein MPVRIREATPQDAEAIAGIHVRAWQTAYRGQLSDEYLDGLRVDERLDMHRAALEAPPAEYRMWVAEESGRPVGFAVTGKSQDADAEDRTAELYAIYLEPDRLGTGVGRELFQYAVDDLRERGFRSATLWVLETNERARRFYEIAGWKTDGTVTSERVDCEMRSTVRYRSLL; encoded by the coding sequence ATGCCGGTGAGGATCCGTGAGGCCACGCCGCAAGACGCCGAGGCGATCGCCGGTATCCACGTTCGCGCGTGGCAGACCGCGTACCGCGGCCAGCTCTCGGACGAGTACCTCGACGGGCTCCGCGTTGACGAGCGGCTCGACATGCATCGCGCGGCGCTCGAGGCGCCACCGGCCGAGTACCGCATGTGGGTTGCCGAGGAATCGGGACGTCCCGTCGGCTTCGCCGTCACCGGAAAGAGTCAGGACGCCGATGCCGAGGATCGCACCGCCGAGCTGTACGCGATCTACCTCGAACCCGACCGTTTGGGGACCGGCGTGGGACGAGAGCTGTTCCAGTACGCCGTCGACGACCTCCGCGAACGGGGGTTCCGATCTGCGACCTTGTGGGTGCTGGAGACGAACGAACGCGCTCGGCGCTTCTACGAGATTGCCGGCTGGAAGACCGACGGAACAGTGACGAGCGAACGCGTGGATTGCGAGATGCGTTCGACGGTTCGTTACCGCAGCTTGCTCTGA
- the cimA gene encoding citramalate synthase, translating to MSLRVELYDTTLRDGAQGTGFSYTVDDRLRILHKLDQLGVPYIEGGWPGANPRDTEFFRLATKQDLQNATLTAFGMTRKAGEAAEQSAILRDVLDAGTEVVCIVGKSWDLHVTEALRTDLEEAVAMVRDSVAFLRAEGRRVFFDAEHFFDGYRSNPGFAVAVLEAARDAGAERLVLCDTNGGMLPFDVASIVDDVAPQISTPLGIHVHNDTGCAVANSLMAVEHGVHQVQGVVNGYGERTGNADLIPIAANLVLKMGAECLPDGAVERLTDVSHYVAEVANVAPDSRQPYAGRYAFTHKAGLHASGVARLSGAYEHISPEAVGNHRGVVASDLGGAATLRMKAAEFGLNLDDPSIPKLLDELKDREAHGYTFEVADASLELLMRRADGWSQPFFRVESYRVHVEERVGDGEPPLAEATVKVRTNGTRHIESAEGQGPVGALDNALRKALSNDYPELEHIVLEDFRVRVLDETHGTGAVVRVLIDTSNGQREWTTVGVSENIIEASWEALVDGYLYGLLHPREDDTS from the coding sequence GACCGGCTGCGCATCCTGCACAAGCTCGATCAGCTGGGCGTCCCCTACATCGAGGGCGGCTGGCCCGGGGCGAACCCGCGCGACACCGAGTTCTTCCGGCTCGCCACCAAGCAGGACCTCCAGAACGCCACGCTCACGGCGTTCGGCATGACGCGCAAGGCGGGCGAGGCGGCGGAGCAGTCGGCGATCCTTCGCGACGTCCTCGATGCCGGAACCGAGGTCGTCTGCATCGTGGGGAAGTCCTGGGACCTCCACGTGACCGAGGCGCTTCGGACCGACCTCGAGGAAGCGGTGGCGATGGTCCGCGATTCGGTCGCGTTCCTCCGGGCGGAGGGGCGCCGGGTGTTCTTCGACGCTGAGCACTTCTTCGACGGTTACCGTTCCAACCCCGGGTTCGCGGTCGCTGTGCTCGAAGCGGCGCGGGACGCGGGCGCCGAACGCCTCGTGCTCTGCGATACGAACGGCGGCATGCTGCCCTTCGACGTCGCGTCGATCGTCGATGACGTCGCTCCGCAGATCTCGACGCCGCTTGGGATCCACGTCCACAACGACACAGGGTGCGCTGTGGCCAACTCGCTCATGGCCGTCGAGCACGGGGTGCATCAGGTACAGGGTGTCGTGAACGGTTATGGCGAGCGGACCGGCAACGCCGACCTGATTCCGATCGCGGCGAACCTCGTGCTGAAGATGGGTGCCGAGTGCCTGCCCGATGGAGCCGTCGAACGCCTCACCGACGTCTCGCACTACGTCGCCGAAGTGGCGAACGTCGCGCCTGACTCGCGACAGCCGTACGCCGGTCGCTACGCGTTCACTCATAAGGCTGGCCTGCACGCGAGCGGAGTCGCGCGGCTATCCGGCGCGTACGAGCACATCTCGCCCGAGGCTGTCGGCAACCACCGCGGCGTTGTGGCGAGCGATCTCGGCGGTGCCGCGACGCTCCGGATGAAGGCCGCCGAATTCGGACTGAACCTCGACGATCCATCCATCCCGAAGCTGCTCGACGAGCTCAAGGATCGTGAGGCGCACGGCTACACGTTCGAGGTCGCGGACGCGTCGCTCGAGCTACTGATGCGGCGCGCCGACGGTTGGAGCCAGCCGTTCTTCCGAGTCGAGAGCTACCGGGTGCACGTCGAGGAACGCGTGGGCGACGGTGAGCCGCCGCTCGCAGAGGCGACCGTGAAGGTTCGCACGAACGGGACCCGTCACATCGAGAGTGCTGAAGGACAGGGACCGGTCGGTGCACTCGACAACGCGCTCCGCAAGGCGCTTTCGAACGACTACCCCGAGCTCGAGCACATCGTGCTGGAGGATTTCCGCGTTCGCGTCCTGGACGAGACCCACGGAACGGGAGCGGTCGTTCGCGTGCTGATCGATACGTCGAACGGACAGCGCGAATGGACCACCGTCGGCGTCTCCGAGAACATCATCGAGGCGTCCTGGGAGGCGCTCGTCGACGGCTATCTGTACGGGCTCCTCCACCCGCGAGAGGACGACACCTCGTAG